The Cervus canadensis isolate Bull #8, Minnesota chromosome 9, ASM1932006v1, whole genome shotgun sequence genome contains a region encoding:
- the LOC122447118 gene encoding G-protein coupled receptor 183: MDIKMDNFTTPSAASLESDCDLYAHHHTARILMPLHYSIVFIIGLVGNLLALIVIIQNRKKINSTTLYSTNLVISDILFTTALPTRIAYYALGFDWRIGDALCRITALVFYINTYAGVNFMTCLSIDRFFAVVHPLRYNKIKRIEHAKGICIFVWIVVFAQTLPLLINPMSKQEAERTTCMEYPNFEETESLPWILLGACFIGYVIPLVIILICYSQICCKLFKTAKQNPLTEKSGVNKKALNTIIFIIVVFVVCFTPYHVAIIQHMIKKLRFPGLLECSQRHSFQISLHFTVCLMNFNCCMDPFIYFFACKGYKRKVMKMLKRQVSVSISSAVRSAPEENSREMTETQMMIHSKSLNGK, translated from the coding sequence ATGGATATAAAAATGGACAATTTTACTACACCCTCTGCAGCTTCTCTGGAAAGTGACTGTGATCTCTATGCCCACCACCACACAGCCAGGATCCTCATGCCACTGCATTACAGCATCGTCTTCATAATTGGGCTTGTGGGAAACTTACTGGCCTTGATTGTCATTAttcagaacaggaaaaaaatcaattctacCACTCTCTATTCAACCAACTTGGTGATTTCGGATATACTTTTTACCACAGCTCTGCCTACACGGATAGCCTACTATGCACTGGGCTTTGACTGGAGAATCGGCGATGCCCTGTGTAGGATAACCGCTCTTGTGTTTTACATCAACACATATGCAGGTGTGAACTTCATGACCTGCCTGAGCATTGACCGGTTCTTTGCTGTGGTGCACCCCCTGCGGTACAATAAGATAAAAAGAATTGAACACGCGAAAGGCATCTGCATATTTGTCTGGATCGTGGTATTTGCTCAAACACTCCCGTTACTCATAAACCCTATGTCAAAACAGGAGGCTGAAAGGACTACATGTATGGAATATCCAAACTTCGAGGAAACCGAATCCCTCCCCTGGATTCTGCTTGGTGCCTGTTTCATAGGATACGTAATTCCGCTCGTCATTATTCTTATCTGCTATTCTCAAATCTGTTGCAAGCTCTTTAAAACTGCCAAACAGAACCCGCTAACTGAGAAATCTGGTGTCAACAAAAAGGCTCTcaacacaattatttttataattgttgtGTTTGTTGTATGTTTCACGCCGTACCATGTTGCGATTATTCAACACATGATCAAGAAGCTTCGTTTTCCTGGTCTCCTGGAATGCAGCCAAAGACATTCATTCCAGATATCTCTGCACTTTACAGTATGTCTGATGAACTTCAACTGCTGCATGGacccttttatatatttttttgcatgTAAAGGGTACAAGAGAAAGGTCATGAAGATGTTGAAACGTCAAGTCAGTGTATCAATTTCCAGTGCTGTGAGGTCAGCCCCTGAAGAAAACTCACGTGAAATGACAGAAACTCAAATGATGATACATTCCAAGTCTTTAAATGGAAAGTAA